The following nucleotide sequence is from Ferruginibacter lapsinanis.
AAGATAGCAATGGAATATAAGCCAGCACAATTCACTACAGAGCTGTTAACCCTAAGCGACCAGAAAGGCGTTCGTTTACGAGCTACCGTTAGTGAATTTGGTCCTGTGCTGTTGAGTAAGATTCTGGGATTGAACGATACACAGGGTGGAGTAGTGGCAATGATATTTAAATATTGCGATGACAATAAAATGCCTTTGCTGGATTTAAAGGACTTTATAAAAGTATTACAATATATCGGCGATGAGGGTAAAGCCGAAATAGAAAAAACGTATGGAAAAATTTCTACCACCAGCACCGGCACTATTTTGCGAAAGGTAATAGAACTGCAACAACAGGGAGCTGATATTTTCTTTGGGGAGAAAAGTTTTGAGGTAGATGACCTGATGCGTATTGACGATAAGGGTTGTGGGGTGATCAGTGTTTTACGGGTAACAGATTTGCAAGACAGGCCCAAACTGTTTTCTACGTTTATGTTGCAAATGCTGGCGGAGTTATATGCATCATGCCCCGAAGAAGGTGACCTGGATAAGCCAAAGTTGATAATGTTCATTGATGAAGCACATCTTATTTTTCAGGAAGCAAGCGAGGCGTTATTACAACAAATTGAAACGATCATTAAACTGATCCGGTCAAAAGGCATTGGCATTTTCTTCTGTACACAGAATCCGATGGACATTCCGCCAAGTGTATTGGCACAATTAGGGTTAAAAGTACAACATGCGTTGAGGGCTTTTACCGCTGCAGATAGAAAAGTGATCAAACAAACAGCGGAAAATTATCCTGAAACAACTTATTACAAGACCGAAGACCTGATCACTCAATTGGGAATTGGGGAGGCGCTGATAACCATGCTGAACGAAAAGGGGATTCCCACACCTTTGGCTCATGTAATGCTATGCTCTCCACGAAGCAGAATGGATGTGTTAACCGATGCAGAAATTGACGGTATTGTGACCAGGTCTAAATTGGTTGCTAAATACAATCAGGTAATTGACAGCCAAAGTGCCTACGAGATACTGACAGCTAAATTAACAGAGGCTGCAGAAAAATCTGCAGAAGATAATACTCCAAAACCGGGGCAAAAGGAAGAGCCATCAACTTTTGAGAAGGTTGCCAATAATACGATCGTGAAAAGTATGGTGAGAACAGCCGGTACAACCATCGTACGATCCCTTTTAGGAGCGTTGGGATTAGGAGGTAGAACTACGAGGAAAAAAAGCGGTTGGTTTTAATTGTGAGATGTCTTTTATAGGCATAAAAATGTCTTTTATGGTTACCCGTTACTAGTGTTTTTACTAGCTGACAACTGGTTTTATTCTAAACCTATTATTATAACTCCCAATTATAGCATGGGCAATATTTTTACAACACATTGTAAACCATCTGTTTGATTGTTTGTACTGTGTAATTGTTACACATTATAAAAACATTTTACAAAATAGTTTAGAAAAAACTTGCATGATAGTAATTTCCGCACTATCTTCGTCTTGGTTTTTCATAGGATATTGGATTTTAAAGCGGGACTAGATTTCTATCTTGGTCCCTTTTTTTTATGCCGCCCCCTTTTGGTGTTTAAACACTGAAAATCAATTTGGTGTGTTGTATCTGTGATCAGGATATCTTTCCCTCTTTGCTAACCATCAATTCATTTTCAGATTGTAAGTAGTCGATGACTTTCCATATCTTTTCTTTTTTGATTCCCGGCAGATGGGTTAATATTTCTTTCAGAGAAACACCTTGTGATGAAACGACTTCTTTGATTTGCCTGGCAATATTGTCAAACTCTTCTTTGCTGATCACCAGGTCATGTTGATTGATACAGTTGTCGCAGATGCCACATTTCTTTACAGTGTGGTCGTTAAAGTAATCGGCAATTTCAATACTACGGCAATTTATTTTGTTGTTGATATAGTCAACCATTGCTTTCACCCGCTTTTCAAAATGTAATTTTCTTTCTTTTTGTTCCTGCAGGTTAATGGTAAAACTGTCGTTATACATCCTGTTTTGCAACAGCGTAATTTGTGGTGTGTCTTTTTGCGGTGAGTAATCGATGATGCCAAAGCGTTTTAATTCCTTCAATTCTTTTTCTACATCAGATAATTTTTTCTGTAAGAATTTTGCTAATTGCTTTTCATAAATGGTGGCCGGGTAATCGAAGATACCTTCGTAACTACGCAACAGACCTTTGATCATATTTTCAAGCTGTGGATGTTGTTTTTCAAAATCATTCAATTCATCTTTATTGCAATTGAATACGATGGTTGATGGTTTAAAAAAAACTTCATTGAAACTTAGTATATCTTCCTGTTCCAATGCTTTAATAGCATAGGTAGCAGTGAGAATATTTATTTTAAAAGCTGCACTAAACGTTGCGATATCAAAATCAAGGCTCATTCCTTCGCCGCCGCCTGCTGCTATTTGCAATGAGTTCATTAGTGAAACATACACATGCTTGATTTCTTCTTTAGATGGATAGCGAATAGTACTCAGTTGTTCCAGGTCTGCCAGCTCTCTGTCGTTGTATAGTAAAACAGCATAAGCTCTTTTGCCATCCCTGCCGGCACGGCCGGCTTCCTGATAATAATTTTCCAGGCAATCCGGTACGCCATAATGTACCACAACTCTTACATCAGGTTTGTCTATGCCCATACCAAATGCATTGGTACAAGCAATTACCCTTGTGGTATTATTTATCCACTTTTCCTGTCGGTTATTTCTTTCCTCGTTAGAAAGTCCGGCATGATAATAATCGGCATTGATCTTATTTAGTAAAAGCAGGTCTGCAATATCTTTTGTCTGCTTTCTGCTCTTACAATAAACAATAGCACTTCCTTTTACATTATTTAATATCTC
It contains:
- a CDS encoding helicase HerA-like domain-containing protein, which encodes MAAKETFIQAIKDGYTFKGESVKIGAAMLDGEVVADAGIYLPLKTMNRHGLIAGATGTGKTKTLQMISEYLSDASVPVLLMDIKGDLSGIAAMGAVNDKVTDRYQKIAMEYKPAQFTTELLTLSDQKGVRLRATVSEFGPVLLSKILGLNDTQGGVVAMIFKYCDDNKMPLLDLKDFIKVLQYIGDEGKAEIEKTYGKISTTSTGTILRKVIELQQQGADIFFGEKSFEVDDLMRIDDKGCGVISVLRVTDLQDRPKLFSTFMLQMLAELYASCPEEGDLDKPKLIMFIDEAHLIFQEASEALLQQIETIIKLIRSKGIGIFFCTQNPMDIPPSVLAQLGLKVQHALRAFTAADRKVIKQTAENYPETTYYKTEDLITQLGIGEALITMLNEKGIPTPLAHVMLCSPRSRMDVLTDAEIDGIVTRSKLVAKYNQVIDSQSAYEILTAKLTEAAEKSAEDNTPKPGQKEEPSTFEKVANNTIVKSMVRTAGTTIVRSLLGALGLGGRTTRKKSGWF
- a CDS encoding RecQ family ATP-dependent DNA helicase, coding for MTTKEILQEYWGYDSFRPLQEDIINAVLDGKDVLALLPTGGGKSICFQVPALVKDGICLVISPLIALMKDQVQNLKNRGILALSIYSGMSFPEVKKTLQNAAYGNYKFLYVSPERLETNLFLEMLPSMNISMIAVDEAHCISQWGYDFRPPYMRIASLREYLPDVPVLALTASATKNVQDDICEKLLFQQTHKRFQQSFERANLSYSVFNIASKQNKLLEILNNVKGSAIVYCKSRKQTKDIADLLLLNKINADYYHAGLSNEERNNRQEKWINNTTRVIACTNAFGMGIDKPDVRVVVHYGVPDCLENYYQEAGRAGRDGKRAYAVLLYNDRELADLEQLSTIRYPSKEEIKHVYVSLMNSLQIAAGGGEGMSLDFDIATFSAAFKINILTATYAIKALEQEDILSFNEVFFKPSTIVFNCNKDELNDFEKQHPQLENMIKGLLRSYEGIFDYPATIYEKQLAKFLQKKLSDVEKELKELKRFGIIDYSPQKDTPQITLLQNRMYNDSFTINLQEQKERKLHFEKRVKAMVDYINNKINCRSIEIADYFNDHTVKKCGICDNCINQHDLVISKEEFDNIARQIKEVVSSQGVSLKEILTHLPGIKKEKIWKVIDYLQSENELMVSKEGKIS